One genomic segment of Suttonella sp. R2A3 includes these proteins:
- a CDS encoding TonB-dependent receptor domain-containing protein has protein sequence MYFLHHFTNKLTALVLATSMALSVLPALAQDVDKQAGVRDVNDEQTTRKILSLDDIVVLGANDTRGGAARDSKGYEDVYALDISTTYAGFEEVQRFKGSAPAEIFRGMIGVQSGDMRNSGAIDPNVRGVQGQGRVPVIIDGTEQALTVWRGYNGANNRNYLDPMLIGGLQVEKGPSMTRGVNGSVGGAVVINTIDIDDIVPEGENFALNFRFEGSNNTVKPRLPALAEGVDVLSDEFKPLYPNSARPNPLFFPLIDPDVIKTPHNGGRNKFGQDMAYRIAIGKRWESVDVMAALVHRNRGNYFAGSKGSELYSSNESRFSVKEDNTAKMARIYHPGDEVFNTSATTTSALAKVNWHPNDEHALQLGLRNTVSRYGEILPSRLDAFLNSVVNAKLYGVGAHKLPQWPQSKLHSMAANVEWRWRPANPYIDLNSNLWLTRTVTDTHTSGGWPRETMAETFFFAQLKQICVPGHPYYPSPYCAAFRDFPDMIPKINKTYRSSQTNATNTRLGLSISNKMNLNPKVDLTLGTNYQYEKLRSSDNWWYGRTQEFMDANAIGSSPAPLVSSMWNFRAHPREGHRQELNVNAKLDYRPNDWAELSAGVNFGYYRAFDDHLQRMKSEDNKGYRNYPWPETWSGSAWSPMLSGTLFFSDYSRLYGRIAQKARFPSMFESTIGFSAIPTLTSSSQKEGGWGDAVMNTTPLKPERTTSFELGYVHDLRQFFPSAQYADIKIAYYHNITKNIIDRDTRFRFRNMEKQTLSGAELQARYDSGHFFGDLGISRSIKNEVCDQKTAAILASYQEFSGGCVHGGYPYGYLQNTVPPKYTISLGLGGRFVDNDLTIGTRILHHSKPNKNREFLANYNNPLYWDKVTTVDAYLNYQFDDTTSVELTGTNLTDRYFLDPQSRTRNPAPGRTIKLTFSKTF, from the coding sequence ATGTATTTCCTGCATCACTTCACCAACAAACTAACAGCGCTTGTACTCGCCACCTCAATGGCGTTATCTGTGCTACCCGCTCTGGCACAAGACGTTGATAAACAAGCAGGTGTACGGGATGTTAATGATGAACAAACCACACGCAAGATATTAAGTTTAGATGATATTGTTGTATTGGGTGCTAACGATACCAGAGGAGGCGCCGCGCGCGATTCCAAAGGCTATGAAGACGTTTATGCACTTGATATTTCCACCACTTACGCAGGATTCGAAGAGGTACAACGCTTCAAAGGTTCAGCACCAGCAGAAATATTTCGCGGCATGATTGGTGTGCAAAGTGGGGATATGCGTAATAGTGGCGCGATTGACCCAAATGTGCGTGGCGTTCAGGGACAAGGTCGTGTGCCAGTAATTATCGATGGCACCGAGCAAGCGCTTACTGTCTGGCGCGGTTACAACGGTGCCAATAACCGCAATTACCTTGATCCCATGCTGATCGGCGGTTTGCAAGTTGAGAAAGGCCCTTCTATGACGCGTGGGGTTAACGGCTCAGTGGGTGGTGCAGTGGTGATTAATACCATCGATATTGATGATATTGTGCCCGAAGGTGAAAATTTTGCCCTTAATTTTCGTTTTGAGGGCAGTAATAATACGGTGAAGCCACGCCTTCCAGCACTCGCCGAAGGTGTTGATGTGTTGAGCGATGAATTTAAACCTTTGTACCCAAATTCTGCTCGACCAAATCCACTCTTTTTCCCTCTAATTGACCCTGATGTTATTAAAACGCCGCATAATGGTGGGCGCAACAAATTTGGTCAAGATATGGCGTATCGTATTGCTATCGGCAAACGTTGGGAAAGCGTCGATGTAATGGCCGCGCTAGTCCATCGGAATCGTGGCAATTATTTTGCGGGCAGCAAAGGCAGCGAATTATATTCAAGTAACGAATCTCGTTTCAGTGTAAAAGAGGATAACACGGCAAAAATGGCAAGGATTTATCACCCCGGTGATGAAGTGTTCAACACCTCTGCCACCACTACATCTGCGCTGGCCAAAGTTAACTGGCACCCCAATGATGAGCACGCGTTGCAATTAGGCTTACGCAACACGGTCAGCCGCTATGGTGAAATTCTACCTTCGCGTTTAGATGCATTCCTAAATTCAGTGGTTAATGCAAAACTTTATGGTGTGGGAGCACATAAACTACCGCAATGGCCGCAGTCGAAATTACATAGTATGGCAGCTAATGTAGAGTGGCGTTGGCGACCAGCTAACCCATATATTGATTTAAATTCCAATCTATGGTTGACCAGAACCGTCACCGACACCCATACTTCTGGTGGTTGGCCTCGGGAAACCATGGCTGAGACTTTCTTTTTTGCTCAATTAAAACAAATTTGTGTTCCAGGTCATCCTTACTATCCATCACCTTATTGCGCTGCATTTCGTGATTTTCCTGATATGATCCCCAAAATCAATAAAACCTATCGCTCTTCGCAAACTAATGCCACTAATACCCGCCTTGGTCTGTCAATCAGCAATAAAATGAATTTAAATCCTAAAGTTGATTTAACTTTAGGGACGAATTACCAGTATGAAAAGCTGCGCTCTTCAGATAATTGGTGGTACGGCAGAACACAAGAATTTATGGACGCAAATGCTATTGGATCTTCACCAGCACCACTTGTTAGTAGCATGTGGAATTTCCGCGCTCACCCGCGTGAGGGGCATCGTCAGGAGTTAAACGTTAACGCCAAACTAGACTACCGACCTAATGATTGGGCGGAACTCAGCGCTGGAGTAAATTTTGGTTATTATCGCGCGTTCGACGATCACCTGCAGCGCATGAAAAGCGAAGATAATAAAGGCTACCGTAATTATCCTTGGCCGGAAACGTGGTCAGGATCAGCATGGTCGCCAATGCTTTCTGGTACGTTATTTTTTAGCGATTACTCGCGTCTTTACGGACGGATTGCACAAAAAGCACGTTTTCCAAGCATGTTTGAAAGTACTATTGGTTTTTCTGCTATTCCGACACTTACTTCAAGTAGTCAAAAAGAAGGCGGTTGGGGAGATGCAGTGATGAATACCACGCCGCTTAAACCAGAACGCACCACCAGTTTTGAATTAGGCTATGTACATGATTTACGGCAGTTCTTCCCTAGTGCGCAATATGCTGATATCAAAATAGCGTATTACCATAACATCACCAAGAATATAATTGATCGGGATACTCGTTTCCGCTTCCGTAACATGGAAAAACAGACCCTTAGTGGCGCAGAATTGCAGGCACGTTATGATAGTGGGCACTTTTTCGGCGATTTAGGCATCTCACGCTCAATTAAAAATGAAGTGTGTGACCAAAAAACAGCTGCCATTCTTGCTAGTTATCAAGAATTCAGTGGAGGATGCGTCCATGGCGGTTATCCTTATGGTTATTTGCAAAATACCGTCCCCCCTAAATACACCATTTCATTAGGCTTGGGTGGACGTTTTGTGGATAACGATTTAACCATCGGTACACGCATTTTGCATCACAGCAAACCTAATAAGAATCGTGAATTTTTAGCAAATTACAACAATCCATTATATTGGGACAAAGTGACAACGGTTGATGCGTACCTCAATTATCAGTTTGATGACACAACCAGCGTTGAACTAACGGGCACAAACCTGACTGATCGCTACTTTCTCGATCCACAGAGTCGTACCCGTAACCCCGCACCAGGTAGAACGATTAAGTTGACATTCAGCAAAACGTTCTAA
- a CDS encoding adenine phosphoribosyltransferase, with protein MQWQSLVIDIPNYPKPGVTFKDITPLLADGAGFQSAIEELAVFCERDDLRPNALACPEARGFIFASALAQRLGIGFIPLRKPGKLPRKTAKLTYDLEYGSDTLEVHAEDIKPDMRIMMVDDVLATGGTMAACIALLRELGAEVIGAAFLLEIPELNGREKLGELPTLSLINE; from the coding sequence ATGCAATGGCAATCGTTGGTTATTGATATTCCCAATTACCCTAAACCAGGGGTGACATTTAAAGATATTACGCCGTTGCTGGCCGATGGAGCAGGCTTCCAATCGGCTATTGAAGAATTGGCGGTTTTTTGTGAGCGCGATGATTTGCGCCCCAATGCTTTGGCGTGTCCTGAAGCGCGTGGCTTTATTTTTGCTTCTGCCTTAGCGCAGCGTTTAGGGATTGGCTTTATTCCGCTACGTAAACCTGGCAAGCTACCGCGTAAAACGGCTAAGCTGACCTACGATCTCGAATACGGCAGCGATACGCTAGAAGTTCACGCCGAAGACATCAAACCCGATATGCGGATTATGATGGTCGATGATGTGTTGGCCACAGGCGGCACAATGGCGGCGTGTATTGCGCTGTTGCGTGAATTAGGCGCTGAGGTGATCGGAGCCGCATTTTTGTTGGAAATTCCAGAATTAAACGGGCGGGAAAAATTAGGCGAACTACCGACCTTAAGTTTAATTAACGAGTAA
- a CDS encoding Slam-dependent surface lipoprotein, translating into MQKLTKLTLSVLALSVSYSAQAELAGAQSTPSNNVNYIQVGGTNYSNDDPNGHIGPEGSPGIMVNKMSPNPNDRKYVSLLGMQFIAWPDWNGVTHLDDNTPFLPASHAQNIGTHDYSRVSISGAEVYFGEWSQNGELNAPDRQVWYVGKDKTSNMPTSGSATYNVKGIRQYQHNGMMTGTLTANFATNKLSGNVGDINFGNNVNIDSNNASFAGGVSVGSTPGGTEGHFFGNNAAQLAGIATFASNKNLDTAFGGKKQ; encoded by the coding sequence ATGCAGAAATTAACTAAACTGACTTTATCTGTGCTTGCTTTGAGTGTGAGTTACAGTGCTCAGGCGGAATTAGCTGGTGCTCAGAGTACGCCAAGCAACAACGTAAACTATATTCAAGTTGGTGGCACGAACTATAGCAATGATGATCCTAATGGCCATATTGGCCCTGAAGGCAGCCCAGGGATCATGGTCAATAAGATGTCTCCCAATCCCAATGATCGTAAATATGTTAGTCTTTTAGGCATGCAATTTATTGCTTGGCCAGATTGGAACGGCGTTACTCATCTTGATGATAACACACCTTTTTTACCTGCCAGTCATGCTCAAAATATTGGCACCCACGATTACTCACGCGTGAGTATTTCTGGAGCCGAAGTGTATTTTGGAGAATGGAGCCAAAACGGCGAATTAAACGCCCCAGATCGTCAGGTATGGTATGTGGGTAAAGACAAAACCAGCAATATGCCTACCAGTGGTAGTGCTACTTACAATGTCAAAGGCATTCGTCAGTACCAGCACAATGGCATGATGACGGGCACATTAACCGCTAACTTTGCCACCAATAAACTCAGCGGCAATGTTGGTGACATTAACTTTGGCAACAACGTAAATATCGACAGCAATAATGCCTCATTTGCTGGTGGGGTTAGTGTTGGTAGCACACCAGGGGGGACAGAAGGCCATTTCTTTGGTAATAATGCGGCACAATTAGCTGGCATTGCCACCTTTGCCAGCAACAAAAATTTAGATACTGCTTTTGGTGGTAAGAAACAATAA
- a CDS encoding Bax inhibitor-1/YccA family protein has protein sequence MMNTMNNQTVQTASGDSIIARNKVLRQTYILLGANVLFSAVCAFVGMQMGIGQIPWFVAMIALIGLSMGISANRNSGLGIVLLFALTGFLGVYTSNILSMFFSMGAGSVVVKALVGTGIIFFGLSAYVLTTGKNFTFLGGFLFVGVMVALLAGIGAMVFGMTALSLVVSGAFLLIFSGYVLYDTSNIVHGHETNYIVATLNLFMNIFNIFLSLLNLIGAFSGD, from the coding sequence ATGATGAATACGATGAATAACCAAACGGTTCAGACCGCTTCTGGTGATAGTATCATTGCGCGTAATAAGGTATTGCGTCAGACTTATATCTTGCTCGGTGCGAATGTGCTCTTTAGCGCTGTATGTGCTTTTGTGGGTATGCAAATGGGTATCGGGCAAATTCCTTGGTTTGTTGCGATGATCGCTTTAATTGGCCTGTCCATGGGGATTAGTGCTAACCGTAACAGCGGCTTGGGCATTGTTCTGCTCTTCGCGTTAACTGGTTTCTTAGGGGTTTATACCTCGAACATCCTTAGCATGTTCTTTTCAATGGGCGCAGGTAGCGTCGTTGTGAAGGCTTTAGTCGGCACTGGCATTATTTTCTTTGGCCTATCGGCTTATGTGTTAACCACAGGTAAGAACTTTACCTTCCTAGGTGGCTTCTTATTTGTTGGCGTGATGGTGGCGTTACTGGCTGGTATCGGCGCGATGGTGTTTGGTATGACCGCATTAAGTCTGGTTGTTTCAGGCGCATTCCTGCTGATTTTCTCAGGCTATGTGCTCTATGACACCAGCAATATCGTCCACGGCCATGAAACGAACTATATCGTGGCTACGCTGAATTTGTTTATGAATATCTTCAACATTTTCTTAAGCTTGTTGAATTTAATCGGTGCATTCAGCGGCGACTAA
- a CDS encoding IS30 family transposase, which translates to MQANISLSDIAKILGCHKSTVSREIKRNRGQRGYRPKQAHRLATECKAINSPAINDFGWHYVDYLLHRQYSPEQITGRLKLLGWDDVPSHETIYQYIYADKQSGGELYKHLRCQKTYRKRALQGQDRRGQIVNRRDITERPDIIEECTRIGDYEGGTVVGKGHQGVLLTLVDRTTRETKIKALSNRKAQLVADTCIDMLKGEQTLSTTFDNSKEFAKHDIIADTLDTDIYFFGCVVLRC; encoded by the coding sequence TTGCAAGCCAATATCTCTTTAAGTGATATCGCCAAAATCCTTGGCTGTCATAAATCTACTGTGAGTAGAGAGATTAAGCGTAACCGAGGCCAACGTGGTTATCGCCCAAAACAGGCACATAGATTAGCGACTGAGTGTAAAGCCATAAATAGCCCTGCAATAAATGACTTTGGCTGGCACTATGTTGACTATTTACTGCATCGTCAATATTCGCCTGAACAAATCACAGGTAGGCTTAAGCTTTTAGGCTGGGATGATGTGCCAAGCCATGAAACTATCTACCAATATATCTACGCTGATAAACAATCAGGTGGTGAGCTATACAAGCACCTGCGCTGTCAAAAGACCTACCGAAAACGCGCTTTACAAGGTCAAGATAGGCGGGGGCAAATAGTAAATCGTCGAGATATTACTGAACGTCCTGATATCATAGAAGAGTGTACACGCATCGGAGACTATGAAGGTGGCACAGTGGTTGGTAAAGGGCATCAAGGCGTTTTACTTACCTTAGTGGATAGAACCACCAGAGAAACCAAAATCAAAGCCCTGTCTAACCGTAAAGCACAGTTAGTGGCTGATACCTGTATTGATATGCTCAAAGGTGAACAAACACTCAGTACCACATTCGATAACAGTAAAGAATTTGCAAAGCATGACATCATTGCAGATACCCTAGACACAGATATCTACTTCTTTGGTTGCGTTGTACTTCGATGTTGA
- a CDS encoding DNA-3-methyladenine glycosylase has translation MTPSYWQQATDALSKRDATMAELISRYPDSCMQSRGRPFVTLLRAIVGQQISVKAADAIWARLNDTTALNPQHVAQIDRDTLRSLGLSRQKADYMHAVCTYFLDNDIHDDYFSALSDSEIISELSAIHGIGRWSAEMFLMFTLLRPNVFPVADLGLLRALEKHYHGARLTPAQARDLYQKRFDPWCSVATWYLWRSLDPVEIQY, from the coding sequence ATGACACCAAGTTACTGGCAACAAGCCACCGACGCACTCAGCAAACGCGACGCCACAATGGCTGAATTAATATCGCGCTACCCTGATAGCTGCATGCAAAGCCGTGGGCGACCGTTTGTCACCTTATTGCGCGCGATTGTTGGTCAGCAAATTTCGGTCAAAGCCGCTGATGCGATTTGGGCGCGATTAAACGATACAACTGCGCTCAATCCACAACACGTAGCGCAAATTGATCGTGACACCTTGCGCAGCTTAGGGCTTTCGCGCCAGAAAGCTGATTATATGCATGCGGTGTGTACGTATTTTTTAGACAATGACATCCATGATGATTATTTCAGCGCGCTTAGCGATAGTGAGATCATCAGCGAACTTTCTGCTATTCACGGTATTGGGCGCTGGAGTGCTGAGATGTTTTTAATGTTCACGTTATTACGCCCCAATGTGTTTCCAGTCGCTGATTTAGGTCTGCTTCGTGCCCTGGAAAAACATTATCATGGCGCACGTCTAACCCCTGCACAAGCGCGCGATCTCTATCAAAAACGCTTTGATCCATGGTGCAGCGTAGCGACATGGTATCTGTGGCGCAGTTTGGATCCGGTAGAAATTCAGTATTAA
- the glnE gene encoding bifunctional [glutamate--ammonia ligase]-adenylyl-L-tyrosine phosphorylase/[glutamate--ammonia-ligase] adenylyltransferase: MTQFDDRLAIWQAAFVDEQPVWAQDEAIKRTVRASDYVARQLQRYPAVYELIAGAHHWADYDFSAAWQSWWADYDDDEAALMRALRQFKHAHQSALVHAVVNQQLPQSDFLNAISALAATLTEAALDFQHQCLVARYGEPRDSEGDPFTLSVLAMGKFGGGELNFSSDIDLIFAFRTAGETDGGERGKPIEHEQFFRKLAQKTIYLLDSVTEDGMVYRVDMRLRPFGQSGPLALSYDAIEQYYLLHGRDWERYAMMKARPVAGDIAGGAQLLNNLRPFMYRRYLDYAALRAISDMKAEINRHIRDEGLERHIKLGKGGIREAEFSVQAMQLVYGGQYPRLQQTHFLAVLEDLVSLDLWGSEEASALRKAYLFLREVENALQFDHEQQTHQLPDNESAWRRLVLAVGAEDVAHLQVRLEEARMVVHQQFKGIFAEDEHEANVDDVLQGIDWREPDEERVRTWLADHGVRAEQSVKMFVALEDLGERLPWQRLPKRTLSDLDRLLPQIVALASAPSRQKGLSGVLDLVLAVSGRGVYIDLLSDQSRLIEHLLDIAANSAWLMRFICEHPLVLDDVLSERPAVSDPKQLADDLAARLENSDDDEQWLHALRDFKHAQLFKVAWADVHGRLSLMEVSDYLSLIATLVLESAYQRAHQTMVARYGEPRGLNGEQAAFAIIGYGKLGGLELGYGSDLDLLFLYDQHGSGGVSDGEKSISNEQFFSRLVQRLNNYLSAPSASGVLYEVDTRLRPGGKSGLLVSSIQAFAQYQNEQAWTWEHQALTRTRFICGDQVLNEAFAKVRHDTLTRQRDEGLREEVVKMRQKMRDNHSQEAGIFHLKQSPGGLIDIEFIVQYLLLKHAHQEPVIARMSDNIRQLAALEATGIIPSTTAMTLRDAYRTLRGEAHRQYLNDSNSAVDENDWVAIRQRVSDVWQAVMCD, translated from the coding sequence ATGACACAGTTTGATGACAGATTGGCGATCTGGCAGGCGGCGTTTGTCGATGAGCAACCCGTTTGGGCGCAAGATGAAGCGATTAAGCGTACGGTACGCGCCAGTGATTATGTGGCGCGTCAGCTGCAGCGTTATCCGGCAGTCTACGAACTCATCGCAGGCGCCCACCATTGGGCGGATTATGATTTTAGCGCGGCTTGGCAAAGCTGGTGGGCTGACTATGATGACGATGAAGCGGCATTGATGCGCGCGCTGCGTCAATTCAAACACGCGCACCAGAGCGCACTAGTGCATGCTGTGGTCAACCAGCAATTGCCACAAAGTGATTTTTTAAACGCCATTTCTGCGCTTGCGGCAACCCTCACCGAAGCAGCGCTTGATTTTCAACACCAATGCTTGGTCGCGCGCTATGGTGAGCCGCGTGATAGTGAAGGCGACCCGTTTACCCTCAGCGTGTTGGCGATGGGTAAGTTTGGCGGTGGTGAACTCAATTTTTCCTCAGACATTGATTTAATATTTGCTTTTCGCACTGCCGGGGAAACCGATGGTGGTGAGCGGGGGAAACCGATTGAGCACGAGCAATTTTTCCGCAAACTCGCGCAAAAAACGATCTATCTGTTAGACAGCGTCACTGAAGACGGCATGGTCTATCGCGTGGATATGCGTTTGCGTCCGTTCGGGCAAAGTGGGCCGTTGGCGTTGTCTTATGACGCGATAGAGCAATATTATTTATTGCATGGTCGTGATTGGGAGCGTTACGCGATGATGAAGGCACGACCGGTGGCTGGTGATATCGCCGGTGGGGCGCAGCTTTTGAATAATTTGCGTCCGTTTATGTATCGTCGCTATTTAGACTACGCCGCGTTACGCGCGATTAGCGATATGAAAGCCGAGATTAACCGCCACATTCGCGATGAAGGCCTTGAGCGGCATATCAAATTGGGCAAAGGGGGAATTCGTGAAGCGGAATTTAGCGTGCAAGCCATGCAACTCGTTTATGGCGGCCAATACCCACGTCTGCAACAGACCCATTTTTTAGCCGTCCTAGAGGATTTAGTCAGCTTGGATCTTTGGGGCAGTGAGGAAGCATCAGCGCTACGCAAAGCCTATCTGTTCCTGCGTGAAGTAGAAAATGCCCTGCAGTTTGATCACGAGCAGCAAACCCATCAATTGCCGGATAATGAAAGCGCATGGCGACGCTTGGTGCTGGCGGTAGGTGCTGAAGATGTGGCACATTTGCAAGTGAGGCTTGAAGAAGCGCGTATGGTGGTTCATCAGCAGTTCAAAGGGATTTTTGCTGAAGATGAGCACGAGGCGAACGTTGATGATGTGCTGCAAGGGATTGATTGGCGAGAACCCGATGAAGAACGTGTGCGCACGTGGTTAGCTGATCATGGTGTGCGGGCTGAACAATCGGTAAAAATGTTTGTCGCACTCGAAGATCTCGGTGAGCGCCTACCTTGGCAGCGCCTGCCGAAAAGAACGCTTAGCGATTTAGACAGGCTATTACCGCAAATTGTGGCGCTCGCCAGTGCGCCATCACGGCAAAAAGGCTTAAGTGGGGTGCTTGATTTGGTGCTCGCGGTGAGTGGTCGTGGGGTGTATATCGACCTGCTTAGCGACCAATCACGCTTGATCGAGCATTTATTGGATATTGCGGCGAATTCGGCGTGGTTGATGCGCTTTATTTGTGAGCATCCGTTGGTGCTCGATGATGTGCTCAGTGAGCGTCCGGCGGTTTCTGATCCTAAGCAGCTGGCCGATGATCTCGCAGCGCGTTTGGAAAACAGCGACGATGATGAGCAGTGGCTGCATGCGTTGCGTGATTTCAAGCATGCGCAATTATTTAAGGTTGCGTGGGCTGACGTTCATGGTCGCCTGTCGCTGATGGAAGTGAGCGATTATTTGAGTTTGATTGCCACGCTGGTGTTAGAGAGCGCCTACCAGCGGGCACATCAAACGATGGTTGCGCGCTATGGCGAACCACGCGGGCTAAACGGTGAACAAGCGGCTTTCGCGATTATCGGTTATGGGAAACTCGGCGGTTTGGAATTGGGCTATGGCTCGGATTTGGATTTGTTGTTTCTCTATGATCAACACGGTAGTGGCGGGGTGAGTGATGGTGAGAAAAGCATCAGCAATGAGCAGTTTTTTAGCCGGCTAGTACAGCGCTTAAATAATTATCTGTCTGCACCATCAGCAAGTGGGGTGCTTTATGAAGTCGATACACGGCTGCGCCCAGGCGGTAAATCGGGTTTACTGGTTTCAAGTATCCAGGCGTTTGCGCAGTATCAAAACGAGCAAGCCTGGACGTGGGAGCATCAGGCGCTCACCAGAACCCGCTTTATTTGTGGGGATCAAGTGCTAAATGAAGCCTTTGCCAAGGTACGTCATGACACGCTGACGCGTCAGCGTGATGAAGGTTTGCGTGAAGAAGTGGTCAAAATGCGTCAGAAAATGCGTGACAATCACAGTCAGGAAGCCGGTATTTTTCATCTTAAACAATCACCGGGTGGTTTGATTGATATTGAATTTATTGTGCAATATCTGTTACTTAAACACGCCCATCAAGAACCGGTCATTGCGCGGATGAGTGACAATATTCGTCAGCTAGCCGCGCTTGAAGCGACTGGAATTATTCCGTCAACCACCGCGATGACCCTGCGCGATGCTTACCGTACGCTGCGCGGCGAAGCGCACCGTCAGTATTTAAACGACAGCAACAGCGCGGTTGATGAGAATGACTGGGTGGCGATCCGTCAGCGTGTCAGCGATGTGTGGCAGGCGGTGATGTGCGATTAA